From the genome of Mucispirillum schaedleri ASF457:
GTTTTGCTAATTCCTTGCTTTTTTTAGAATTATTTTTTACATCTCTATATAAAAGATAATACTTTCTGCTGCTTATTTTATCAAGCATTCTTAAAAGAAAACTTTCACATATTATATTCTGCTGCATAGTCATATTATCTCTGCATACAAAAGACGGAGATGAGACAAGTCTGTTAACAACCTGATTTCTTATAAGTGTATATGGCCAGACTGTTTTTCCATTAAAGGTTTTATCTATCTTACTGTATGTAATCTCTGCATAATACGGAGTATCAATATATTGCGGGTTATAATAATTTATTTGAAAAATTTTTTTATCTTCAAAATCCTGCATGCTCAATATAAATGTCTGTTTATTAAAAGGAAATATGTAAAAATTATCTTTATTTAATTTCTGCCCCTTTTTATAATCCCATATAGTCCAGTAGTGGTTTACTTTTGTGCCTTTAATATCAAGCCTAAAATGCTTATTTGTTATAATATCCATATATCCTGCATTTATATAATCTACAAAATATTTTATAATATTACTGCCTGCATAAACTTCCCTGCTGCTGATAATTGTATAGAAATCTGCATTAAATATATCAAAAAGCCCTTTTTCAAAAATAAGTTTATCATAATATCCATTTTCTAATATATTAATAAACTCTTTTGTAATAGATGGATTTTCAGATATATTTGCAATATATGAAAAAAATTTATATCGTTTCTGTCTTTCTTCCCCTTTTATTTCTGGAAAATCGTCCCCACCAAGCCTGAGCCATTCTTTAAAGATTTTCTTTAATTTATCAAGTTCATAAAGACCATCACTGTATATATATGAAAGTCCTGCAGCAAGATATACAAGGCTTGTTTTATCATGGTCTGGCACATTGTCTAAAACTTCCCTTGCTTTTAAAAGTGCCTTGTTCTGCATTATAAGACTGTTTATTTCAGGATAAACCATTGCAGACATTTCTGTAATATTTGTCTGAATTTTATAGTTTTTGATAAAATTGATTACTTCATCTCTTAATATGCGGGAAGTATATATCCCAAAATTTTTATAAATAAATTCATCATAATATGTTATATCAATTTTAGAAGATAATTCCTGCCAAAGCTGGTTATAATTATTTATATAACTGTAATCTTTGATAATATACCGTGATGAATACTCTTCTTCTGGATAATATATCTGCTCATATCCATAAGCACTATGAAAAAGCATAAAAAAGAATATTGACAGTAAACACTTTTTCATAAAATCTTATTCACCAATGATTTTAATTAAAAGCCTTTTATCCCGCATACCGTCATATTCGCCATAAAAAATCTGCTCCCATGTTCCAAAATCAAGTTTACTGTTAGTTACAGCAACAACAACTTCTCTGCCCATTACCTGCCTTTTCAAATGAGCATCTGCATTATCTTCATATCCGTTATGATTATACTGATTGTGTGGCTTTTCAGGAGCTAATTTTTCAAGCCATACTTCAAAATCAGAAAGCAGTCCATTTTCATCATCATTTATAAAAACACTTGATGTTATATGCATAGAATTAACAAGCACAAGCCCTTCTTTTATACCGCTTTCTCTTAAAGCATCTTCCACTTGAGAAGTTATATTTACATATCCCCTGCGTTTTGGGTATCTGATAGTTAATTCTTTCCTGTATGATTGCATTACTTTTCTCCAATATTTTTATATTCCTGCCAGAATGAATATTTATAAAATTCATTCACTACTCTCCCGATTTTTTAAACCATTTCACAGCTTCTTTATAATCTCTTTTTACTCCTCTGCCGCTTTGATACATAAAGCCTAAGTTATACATAGCAATAGTATATCCCTGCATAGCAGCCTTTTTATACCAGTTGACAGCAGCCTCATCATCTCTAGGCATACCTCTGCCGCCTGCACACATTATTCCCATATTATACTGGGCTTTCATATTACCTTTTTCTGCTGCAGGCTCCAGCCATCTAAGAGCTTCTATATCATTTTTTGGCACACCTTTTCCATTTTTATAGCAAAAGCCTATATTAAACTGTGCTTCTGTATGGTCAAGTTCTGCAGCTTTTAAATACCATTTGGCAGCTTTATTAATATCTTTCATAACACCTTTGCCGTTTTTATATATTTCACCAATATAAAACATAGCATCAGCATTGCCCTGTTCTGCTGCAAGCTCAAACCACTGCAAAGCATATTCATAATTTTTTTTAACACCTGTTCCATAGTATAGAAAAAAGCCTGTCAGAAACTGCGACTGCGGGTTATTGTTTTTTTTAGCATCTGATACAAAGCACTTAAAAGCAGCAGCAAAATCATTTTTATCTGCTGCCATGGAGCCAAGCTCATAAAGAGTATATTTTGGTTTGCGTTTAAATATTTTTTTTAAAAACTTAATCATAAAAGTATTACATACATTTTGCAGCACCAAGTTCTACCAGCCTGCCATTTCGCCTTTCCTTTTCATCATATATTGTAACATTTGATGCCATAATTCCTTTGCTGTGTAAAACAGAGCAGTATGCTGCAGCAATATCATCTTTTCTTAAACCGTCATTTAAGCTGTATATCCATACAGTAGGGTTTTCCACCTGTGTTGCAAGCTCTATATATTTTATTTCTGGAATTTCTACCATCATCTGCTGAAAATTCTCATTATGAAGTGCTGTATCGTTTAATATTAATGGTCTGTCTGCACTGACTGCTTCACTGATAGAAGAAGCCTGCTGTTTAGATGCATTTCCCTGCCCCTGCGAACTCTGAGGCATATCAGATAAACTCTTTCCTTTAACACCTGCCCCGCCTGTGCCAGCTCCATAATTGCTGCTTGATACAGAAGTATTATTATTTGCAGGAAAAAAATTCTTTTTAATAATACTATAAGGCACAGAAAGAAGAAGTATTATAATAAAAATACTTAATACTTTATACTCAAACCGCATTTCTTTAATAAATGTTTTAAATTTTTCCATACTATTACCCTGAATATATATTTTAATAATTATTTTGCAAAAATCGTGCCTGATTAAAACTAAATATTACTTCCTTTATCCATTTGTAAAAGCATATTTCGTGTCATATATTTTTTCACATTAAACACTTTTTCAGATAAACTAACCTTTGCTCTGTGTGGCTTTACAATTCTTTTGTATGACCAGTCAAGACAATCCAGCTCATTTTTAGAATTCTGCCTTATTTCAAGCAAAGACTGGCTGCTGTATCTGCTTTCAAATGAGCTTATGTTTCCATTGCTTGTATAAACAAGCGACTGTCTTGGCTCGCCTATAATAAATGCAGAACTGTTTACCATATATTTACTGTCATCAAAAATATGCAGAAACCTGCTTGTGTTTTTATAATCTTCATCATAAAAATATATAAGCGATGTTACATATTCCCCATTTTTATCTTTAACAAATGCACTTCTAAGATTACCGGGTATTGTTGTCTTCTCATTATGGTTAGATATTTTTAATATATAACTGTTTTCAAGCTCTGATATTTTGCATACTCCACCTAGTGCAGGGTCTCCCCATGCTGTTGCACCTTTTGTGCCTATGCCAAATGATATATGTTTTATTATATGGCTTTTACCTGCCTGATTAAACTGAGTAAAAATATCCTGAATACTGTTTTCTTCTAAATCATTGCTTAAAACGACTGTAACTTTTTTTGTTTCAAGCTGCTCTGATAACTGCTCATAAGCCTGCACTGCAAGATATGCTAAATCGCCGCTGTCAATACGGACACCAATTTTCTCCCAGTCATTAGACAATATCATTTTATTTTTATGCTTTAAAAATGCCTTTACTGCATTTTTTAAACCGCTTTCAAGAGTGTTTATAGTATCTATTAATAATACAGGCTTGTCTGAATTAATTTCAAGCCATTTATCAAATGCGTCATACTCAGAATCAAATGACTGAATAAATTCATGTCCCATAGTGCCTGATGACGGTATGCCAAAAATGTTATTTACTTCACAGTTACTTGTGCCGTTAATACCTGCAATATAGGAATAAAGTGATGCTTTTAAACTGTTTTGAGCCCTGCGTCTGCCAAACTCCATAATAGGACATTCGCAGGCGGCTTTTTTTATTCTGTGCCATTTTGTAGCAACTAAACTTGCAAAATTCATTTCAGAAAGCAGTATGCCTTCTAATATTCTTGCATCATGCAGGTTAGTTTCTAATATAATAATAGGCTCGTTAGGGAAAGCTATAGTGTTCTCTGGAAGAGCATATATTTTAACAGCCAGCTTATCCCTTGTTTTAAGATAGTCTGTGTATTCTTTTTTATAACCTTTATTTTCCAGATAAGAAGTTATCTGTTTATACGAAAAATTTTCCACTTTTGATAAAAATGCCGTAAGACCAGCAGTAATAATATATGAACTGCCAAATGGTGCAGTTCTGTAAAAATATGATTTTACTGCCTTTTTATTATGAATATTTAAAAGCACATCAGTTTGTGCCATAACAAGATGATACTCATCAAAAGGCAGCAGCTCATCAAACATTTTTGTTTTTAGAAATATATCTTTAAGGGGTGTATTTAAAAGCCTGTTTTCAAAATTAATCATTAAAAAATACTCTCATATCAGTTGTTTTCATAACTCTTATACCTAAATCAAATGCTCTGTCTAAAAATATTTCTGATAAATATTCAAATCCATCTACTGATGATACAGCATCTTCTAGTAAAACAAATTTTTTAAAATCTTTTGAAATATATTTTGCAATATCAAGCAGAGAGTTTGCAACACAATGGCTTAGTGCTTCCCCTGCTACTAATATCATATCATTTGCAGCTACAGTATGGGCTATACGGGAACTTGCATATATATTATCCTTTTCTCCCATACTTACATCTGCTCTTAATACAGAATACTGCTCTGTAAAAGAGTTAGTGCTTTTATAGATATATTCTGTTGCATTATATTTTTCAGAATTATATCTTTCTATCGCATCAAAAAGCGGCTTATAGATATTTGCACCATTTGAGCCAATAATACAATGCGGCGGCCAGATACAAAGCTCATATCTTCCGTTATTTTCAAGCTCCCATACATAATATTCTGCCAGTTTCTGATAAGCTGGCACTGCTGCATAATATCTGCCTGATAATACATCCTGCTTTTTTATAATTGTAAAAAATTCAGGATGAGTGCCTGTTTTACTGTCTATCCAGAAAACGGGACTTGCAATGTGAAAACTTTTATGCACATCAAAAGTAATTGTAATGCCGCTTAAATGCTGCCTGTATGTATCAATAAAGTCAGCAAGCCTTTGCATATCCTGCTCTGCACCTTTAACATACAATGCACCATCTGGGTCACAAAAATCATTCTGTGGATCTATTATTAAAAGATGAATTTTCTGCATTCTAATATTCCTTATTAAAATTATTTTATTATTATACAATGTATATATATAAAAATCAAGTTTGTTACTCAAAATTTTTTAACAGGACAGGCTTGATTTATACTACCACTTTTCTATTTTTTGTGATAATATATATTAACTTGTTTATTTCATAATCCAGTTATAAAATTTAAAACTGCATTATTGCCAGAATTTTTAAAATAATTATTGCAATTTAAGCAATATTTAATGATAATTGATTAAATATTATTTTTAGCGAGGTCAGCTATGTACGAAAAATGGAAAGAACAGTATGAAAAAACAATCAGTAAATTTCCTGAGCGTAAAAAAGTTTTTAAAACTACTTCCGGATATGTTGTAAAGCCTTTCTACACTCCAGCAGATATTCCTGATTTTGATTACGAAAAAAAACTTGGTTATCCAAGCATTTATCCACTTACA
Proteins encoded in this window:
- a CDS encoding tetratricopeptide repeat protein, giving the protein MIKFLKKIFKRKPKYTLYELGSMAADKNDFAAAFKCFVSDAKKNNNPQSQFLTGFFLYYGTGVKKNYEYALQWFELAAEQGNADAMFYIGEIYKNGKGVMKDINKAAKWYLKAAELDHTEAQFNIGFCYKNGKGVPKNDIEALRWLEPAAEKGNMKAQYNMGIMCAGGRGMPRDDEAAVNWYKKAAMQGYTIAMYNLGFMYQSGRGVKRDYKEAVKWFKKSGE
- the pncB gene encoding nicotinate phosphoribosyltransferase, with the protein product MINFENRLLNTPLKDIFLKTKMFDELLPFDEYHLVMAQTDVLLNIHNKKAVKSYFYRTAPFGSSYIITAGLTAFLSKVENFSYKQITSYLENKGYKKEYTDYLKTRDKLAVKIYALPENTIAFPNEPIIILETNLHDARILEGILLSEMNFASLVATKWHRIKKAACECPIMEFGRRRAQNSLKASLYSYIAGINGTSNCEVNNIFGIPSSGTMGHEFIQSFDSEYDAFDKWLEINSDKPVLLIDTINTLESGLKNAVKAFLKHKNKMILSNDWEKIGVRIDSGDLAYLAVQAYEQLSEQLETKKVTVVLSNDLEENSIQDIFTQFNQAGKSHIIKHISFGIGTKGATAWGDPALGGVCKISELENSYILKISNHNEKTTIPGNLRSAFVKDKNGEYVTSLIYFYDEDYKNTSRFLHIFDDSKYMVNSSAFIIGEPRQSLVYTSNGNISSFESRYSSQSLLEIRQNSKNELDCLDWSYKRIVKPHRAKVSLSEKVFNVKKYMTRNMLLQMDKGSNI
- a CDS encoding isochorismatase family protein, with translation MQKIHLLIIDPQNDFCDPDGALYVKGAEQDMQRLADFIDTYRQHLSGITITFDVHKSFHIASPVFWIDSKTGTHPEFFTIIKKQDVLSGRYYAAVPAYQKLAEYYVWELENNGRYELCIWPPHCIIGSNGANIYKPLFDAIERYNSEKYNATEYIYKSTNSFTEQYSVLRADVSMGEKDNIYASSRIAHTVAANDMILVAGEALSHCVANSLLDIAKYISKDFKKFVLLEDAVSSVDGFEYLSEIFLDRAFDLGIRVMKTTDMRVFFND
- a CDS encoding secondary thiamine-phosphate synthase enzyme YjbQ, which translates into the protein MQSYRKELTIRYPKRRGYVNITSQVEDALRESGIKEGLVLVNSMHITSSVFINDDENGLLSDFEVWLEKLAPEKPHNQYNHNGYEDNADAHLKRQVMGREVVVAVTNSKLDFGTWEQIFYGEYDGMRDKRLLIKIIGE